A portion of the Cryptomeria japonica chromosome 5, Sugi_1.0, whole genome shotgun sequence genome contains these proteins:
- the LOC131032713 gene encoding cyanamide hydratase DDI2-like produces the protein MLHDVGLTSEAFALTRMSFEFHGGILAREFLLKEGASPRVSDTVAEAIFKHKERIHVDGGATCGHSPEGVLLIFGAHLDVYGEFAPLIHVDTIDDVVSRFPRAGFSDVFGGLLEEEVKVKGFCTAARFVQSGGLDNLKNNRLFAKYDR, from the coding sequence ATGTTGCATGACGTGGGGCTAACGTCGGAGGCGTTTGCGCTGACTCGGATGTCGTTCGAGTTCCATGGCGGCATCTTGGCCCGGGAGTTCCTGTTGAAGGAAGGTGCGTCGCCACGTGTGAGTGACACGGTGGCAGAGGCCATCTTCAAGCATAAAGAGAGGATACACGTGGATGGCGGTGCCACGTGCGGACATTCGCCTGAGGGTGTTTTGCTAATCTTTGGGGCACATTTGGATGTCTATGGGGAATTTGCGCCTCTCATACACGTGGACACTATTGATGACGTGGTTAGTAGGTTTCCTAGAGCTGGTTTTAGTGATGTATTTGGTGGTTTATTGGAGGAAGAGGTGAAGGTGAAGGGCTTTTGTACCGCCGCTCGGTTCGTGCAAAGTGGTGGTctagataatttgaaaaataatCGGCTGTTCGCAAAATATGATCGTTAA